The genomic interval CAATCGGTTTATGCAACACAATCTTAGCCTCCCTTTCATGACTTTGCGCCACACTGCGATCTTTGCGGTGGTACTCAGCGTGTTTTTGAGCTTTGCCAGCATTGCCCATGACTTTGATTTTAATGCCGAGCACCACAACAGCCATCACTGCCAACTGTTTGCCAATGCCCATCATGGTGTTAACCAAGCAGCGATTAGCGTCCCCGTTTTGGTGCCCAAATACGCACAACCGCAATCCGTCACAGCGATTGCCCCTTATCAACCAACCAGTGCCTATTTGGCGCGTTCTCCTCCCTTCAACTAAATATGTCTATAAGTATTTCAATTTAGTTTATTAAGGATTAGAACCATGCTACGCAAAACTTCTCTCGCCATTTTGGTTGGGCTTTCTTTTTCCGCTCTCGCGTCTGCGCAAGAGGGCTTTCGTCAACACGATGCTCACGTACACGGTCAGGTCGAATTTAATATCGCCCAAGACGGCCATGATCTTCTGCTCGAAATCACCGCTCCGGGGGCCGATGTCGTCGGTTTTGAACACGCTCCAGAAAATACAGAACAAGAAAATCAACTTAAGGCCGCAGTAGAAAAACTCTCTCAAGCCGACTTGATGGTTCAAATCAATGGAGCCGCCAAATGCACGATTGAGAATGTATCGGTGACACACACCTTAGGTGGTGAAGAGCACGATGGCCATGAGCATCATGATGACCATAAACACCATGATGACCACGAACATCATGATGACCACAAACACCATGACGACCACGAACATCATGATGACCACGAACATCATGATGACCACAAACACCATGACGACCACGAACATCATGATGACCACGGACATGAGCACGATGGTCATGGTGCTTTTACCGTCGAGTACCAATATCACTGCGACAATGTGGCTGCATTGAATAAACTTGAAACCGATTGGTTTAAGCAATTCCCTGCGACTCAAGCGATTCAGGCCAATGTTCTAACGGACAAAGTACAAAGTGCCCTTGCCTTGTCGCCAGCACACAGCACCGTCTCATTGAAATAACGGCTAAGCTCAGCAGGTAAGTGGTTACTTACCTGCTATTCTTCTCCACTCAATAGGGTAAATGTTATGGTGAACACTTCGCCTGCGGTCATTGAACTACAGCAAGTCTCTTTTACGTGGAAAGAGGCTACCCAGCCTATCCTGCAGATACCGCATTTTTCCGTTGCTCGCGGTGAGCATGTTTTTATTAAGGGCCCTAGTGGTTGTGGCAAGTCCACACTGCTGAGTCTATTAACCGGCATCAACCAAGTACAATCTGGTCAACTCACGATTCTCGGTACAGAACTGGCCGCACTGTCTCCCAGTCAACGAGATAAGTTTCGCGCTGACAATATCGGTTATATCTTCCAGCAATTTAATCTGTTGCCATACCTCAATGTCTTAGAGAACGTTTTGCTGCCTTGCCAGTTCTCTCGCACACGCGCAACCCATGTGGAAGGCGATGCCCAAGCGAAAGCGGCGCAGTTGCTTACTCGCCTCCATTTACCGCAATCGCTGCATCTCAAATCGGTCAGTGAACTGAGTATCGGGCAACAACAACGCGTTGCGGCGGCACGCGCCTTAATCGGTGCGCCTGCTCTAGTGATTGCTGACGAACCAACGTCAGCACTGGATTTCGACAATCGCAGCGCCTTTATCGAACTGCTGATGGAACAAGCCAACGCTGCCAATGCCACCTTGGTGTTTGTCAGTCACGATCCCACCTTGGAACGTCTTTTTGACCGTACAGTGGATCTGCGTCAACTCAACCAAGCAGGAGAAGCCTTATGAGCGCAACGGTGACCTTAGCTTGGAAAAGCTTACGGAATCGCAAAGCCACCGCCTTTTTGACCGTGCTAACGGTGGCGATCTCGGTCATTCTGCTGTTGGGGGTCGAGAAAATTCGCACGCAAGCCAAAGAGAGTTTTGCCAATACCATTTCAGGCACCGATCTCATCGTCGGCGGGCGTTCTGGCCAAGTAAACCTCTTACTGTATTCGGTATTTCGCATCGGCAATGCCACCAACAATATTGACTGGAAGAGCTATCAAGATTTTGCCAACCATCGTGCTGTAGCGTGGGCTATCCCGATCTCATTGGGTGATTCTCATAAAGGCTTTCGCGTGATGGGGACCAACCACAGCTACTTTGAACATTTCAAATATGGCAGTAAGCAACCACTCACGTTTTCTCAGGGCAAACCGTTCAATGGCTTGTTTGAGACGGTACTCGGTGCCGATGTGGCGAAACAACTGGGCTATCAGATCGGCAGTGAAATCATCATTGCTCACGGCATCAGTGACGTCGGTTTTAGCCGCCATGACAATTTGCCATTTAAAGTGGTCGGCATCCTAGCGCCAACAGGCACCCCCGTCGACAAGACGGTACACGTTTCACTTGAAGCTATTGAAGCGATCCATGTTGGTTGGGAATCCGGCGCTCGACTCGGCCCCTCCCCCGATGCCACTCAATTGGAACAAAAACAATTTCAGCCCAAACAGATCACCGCGATGATGCTCGGGTTGAAATCGCGCATCCAAACCTTCGCACTGCAACGTGAAATCAACACCTACAATCAAGAGCCACTCAGCGCCATCATGCCTGGCGTGGCGCTGCATGAACTATGGGGCATGATGTCTGTCGCCGAACAAGCCTTAATGGCCGTCTCGGTATTCGTTGTCATTGCCGGGTTGCTTGGCATGCTCAGCAGCTTGCTCACCAGCTTACAAGAGCGTCGCCGCGAGATGGCCATCCTACGTGCCATGGGAGCAAGGCCTCGTCATGTCTTCACGTTATTGATAAGCGAAGCCAGCTTACTGACACTGGCAGGTATCGTCACTGGGGTGACGGGGGTGTACGGATTACTTTCGATTGCGCAGCCAATCATTCAACAACAATACGGCATTAACATCACTATGACGGCGATTTCTCCTCATGAATGGATGTTACTCGCCTTTGTTCAAACTGCAGGCATCCTCATCGGTTTTATCCCTGCAATCAGAGCTTATAAACAATCACTCAGTGATGGAATGACCATAAGGATTTAACGTCATGAAACGTAGACTCACCCTGTTTTTAACGCTGATTTTTGCCGCTTGGCTGCCCGTGCAAGCCATCGCACAGCAAGTCACCACTTTGGATTGGATCGATTTGGTCCCCAAGCAAGAACGTAAAATGTTCGACAGTGTTGGTATGCCCGCCGCCGATCACTCCGGTACGGCCGCCGCCCAATCCAAAGTTGGCGGCGTTCGCCCTGAACTCAATAACAAAAAAGTTAAGATCCCAGGCTTTGTGATTCCGCTTGAAGGGGATGCCAACAAAGTGACAGAGTTTCTGTTGGTGCCATACTTCGGTGCGTGTATTCACGTACCACCACCACCACCGAACCAAATTATTTATGTGAAGTTTCCAAAAGGCGCTCCCGTTCAGGAGCTGTGGGATGTGATTTATCTGGTGGGTACCTTAAAAACCGAAACCGTCAGCCATGAATTGGCAGAAACGGCTTATGTGATCGAAGGTGATGCCATTGAACCTTATGACGACATGTAATCACGATTAACATTTACACAACCTGTCAATCGTTCTCTCTCAAGCAATGAATTTAGATAAATAAATTAACGTTGCTAGGTAAGCCACCAAGAGTAGCGCGATTGATAGGTGCTTTTTCAGCTTATTCTCTCCGAAGTACTTCATAGTTTCCTCACAAAACAACGCAACAATTTTAACAACTTATTATCATTTGGCATAGCCTATTACACGGTTAATTTGCGATTTTCTCCGCGAACAGGGCAATATCTCGCCATGAACCAGCAGAGTGTGAGGCGTGAATCTTGCAGTCTGCTTCTGATTGCAGGTACATTGAGAGCTTAGCCAGCGAAAAGATGAAAGGAAAAACCCATGGCGGATAGCAGACCTCCCGTCGTCATTGACGTGGAACCCGAAACCAAAAGCGGCGGTTATCAGGAGAAAAAGTCCAGCTATATCAAAGACAGCGCAAGTCGAATCCAAACCATAGCGCAAACCTATGGCCTCGATGCACTGTTGCAAAAAGATCCGCCAGCCAAAAATGCCCTAGAGCGGGCCATGTTTCGTGAAGAGCAACGCAAAGAACAGCGACAAAAAAACCTAGAGCAGATCCTCAAGCTGGCGCATGTATCATGCAAAGATGAAACGGCTGGTGAGCCAGATCAAGATTGGCTCTACCGCTTCTTCGACATGGCGCAAGAGATCCACAACAGTGCCATGCAAAAACTGTGGGCACAGGTACTTAAACGCGAAGTGACCAATCCAGGTTCAACGTCGATGAAAGCGCTGAAAGTGCTACAAGACATGACGCCGAAGGAAGCGCACACACTGCAACGCGCCGCCTCGCTTGCCTGCAGCTTTGGTGGTGACGCCAGCCGTAAATTACTCATTGGCTTTCGTGCACAAGGCGGACTGTTCAGCTTTGGGAAGCGGGACACCACCAGCAACATTAATATTGGCAGCTTCCAACTTCCCTTTTCCAGTCTACTGGTTTTGATTGAATTAGGGCTGCTGCACGGAACTGAGCTTGAGTCGGGTGAAATTGAACAGCAAACACCGCTCATGCTCACTTATCAAGGCAAAAATTTGCAGTTGAATGCCACATCTAAAGGCGTGCGTTTGCTTTATTACCGTTTTACTCCAACAGGGAATGAGTTGTGTAAGTTGCTTGGCAACAAACCGAATAACTCGTATTACGATCAATTGGTTGCGCTACTCAATCAAAAATTTACCGTACAAACTGACGCGCAAAGTAGCATCCATCACACCGTGTAAAATCGACGCGAAAATTGCCAGCACGGTAATAACGTCATGCGATCCACATAAAATGAATCACAATAAAAAAGTGAGTCTCGCGCTGCGACACTCACTTCTTGTCATACAAAAAATTCAGATAAGAGTACTAACGTGGGGAAATCACACCACGCAGCGTAAGTTGCTCCACCAGTAAATCCACCAGCGCTTCAATGCCTTTTTCTCCTGCAGGCAGGTCAATCTCTGGATTGAGCGGTACCTCATATTCAGAGTCGATTCCCGTGAAGTTGGCAATTTCGCCTGCGCGTGCTTTTTTATACAGACCTTTTGGATCGCGTTGTTCGCACACTTCTAATGACGCATTGACGAAGACTTCAATAAACTCCCCTTCCGGCAATAAATCACGCACC from Vibrio vulnificus NBRC 15645 = ATCC 27562 carries:
- a CDS encoding DUF2607 family protein → MQHNLSLPFMTLRHTAIFAVVLSVFLSFASIAHDFDFNAEHHNSHHCQLFANAHHGVNQAAISVPVLVPKYAQPQSVTAIAPYQPTSAYLARSPPFN
- the zrgA gene encoding zinc uptake protein ZrgA; its protein translation is MLRKTSLAILVGLSFSALASAQEGFRQHDAHVHGQVEFNIAQDGHDLLLEITAPGADVVGFEHAPENTEQENQLKAAVEKLSQADLMVQINGAAKCTIENVSVTHTLGGEEHDGHEHHDDHKHHDDHEHHDDHKHHDDHEHHDDHEHHDDHKHHDDHEHHDDHGHEHDGHGAFTVEYQYHCDNVAALNKLETDWFKQFPATQAIQANVLTDKVQSALALSPAHSTVSLK
- a CDS encoding ABC transporter ATP-binding protein; translation: MVNTSPAVIELQQVSFTWKEATQPILQIPHFSVARGEHVFIKGPSGCGKSTLLSLLTGINQVQSGQLTILGTELAALSPSQRDKFRADNIGYIFQQFNLLPYLNVLENVLLPCQFSRTRATHVEGDAQAKAAQLLTRLHLPQSLHLKSVSELSIGQQQRVAAARALIGAPALVIADEPTSALDFDNRSAFIELLMEQANAANATLVFVSHDPTLERLFDRTVDLRQLNQAGEAL
- a CDS encoding ABC transporter permease, with the protein product MSATVTLAWKSLRNRKATAFLTVLTVAISVILLLGVEKIRTQAKESFANTISGTDLIVGGRSGQVNLLLYSVFRIGNATNNIDWKSYQDFANHRAVAWAIPISLGDSHKGFRVMGTNHSYFEHFKYGSKQPLTFSQGKPFNGLFETVLGADVAKQLGYQIGSEIIIAHGISDVGFSRHDNLPFKVVGILAPTGTPVDKTVHVSLEAIEAIHVGWESGARLGPSPDATQLEQKQFQPKQITAMMLGLKSRIQTFALQREINTYNQEPLSAIMPGVALHELWGMMSVAEQALMAVSVFVVIAGLLGMLSSLLTSLQERRREMAILRAMGARPRHVFTLLISEASLLTLAGIVTGVTGVYGLLSIAQPIIQQQYGINITMTAISPHEWMLLAFVQTAGILIGFIPAIRAYKQSLSDGMTIRI
- a CDS encoding DUF3299 domain-containing protein yields the protein MKRRLTLFLTLIFAAWLPVQAIAQQVTTLDWIDLVPKQERKMFDSVGMPAADHSGTAAAQSKVGGVRPELNNKKVKIPGFVIPLEGDANKVTEFLLVPYFGACIHVPPPPPNQIIYVKFPKGAPVQELWDVIYLVGTLKTETVSHELAETAYVIEGDAIEPYDDM
- a CDS encoding TIGR03899 family protein, which codes for MADSRPPVVIDVEPETKSGGYQEKKSSYIKDSASRIQTIAQTYGLDALLQKDPPAKNALERAMFREEQRKEQRQKNLEQILKLAHVSCKDETAGEPDQDWLYRFFDMAQEIHNSAMQKLWAQVLKREVTNPGSTSMKALKVLQDMTPKEAHTLQRAASLACSFGGDASRKLLIGFRAQGGLFSFGKRDTTSNINIGSFQLPFSSLLVLIELGLLHGTELESGEIEQQTPLMLTYQGKNLQLNATSKGVRLLYYRFTPTGNELCKLLGNKPNNSYYDQLVALLNQKFTVQTDAQSSIHHTV